One window of Candidatus Nitrospira kreftii genomic DNA carries:
- a CDS encoding ATP phosphoribosyltransferase regulatory subunit, whose protein sequence is MASAPPTRRLSSGELAPSDEHSLVPVGMATILPEAARHVRQLESELLTCFYRYGYDEIILPTFEYFDVLAPGLEPALLENSYKIVDRTTGRILLLRPDVTAQIARTVAMGMLGTRLPLRLSYRATVFRYEPDHVGRDRELFQVGAELIGADDLSADCEIIMLMIESLRQVGLPSFKISLGHVGFFKGLLVRAGLSAEGQKLAEQAASRKDFPWLREILERERVGKRSAQSILNALELCGKAEVLSKGRALARGEQPLVQALDRLAQVYELLCSMGFQDLLLLDLGEFRGFDYYDGIVFDVFTDGIGIELGGGGRYDHLIGRFGRDIPSTGFALNVDRLFRGLNLVDTTLTVTSAVLVVGPVTMTKELVSVSRQLRQVGVRVIQQAVTASGQDLVGAAADAGLEADIPTTIVMGADQPNREHVVVLSRQRMGDGKAGRSPLHKKTMSISDFMASLRTDREGTS, encoded by the coding sequence ATGGCCTCTGCTCCTCCGACGCGTCGTCTTTCTTCGGGGGAGCTCGCTCCCTCGGATGAACACTCATTAGTTCCTGTGGGAATGGCCACCATCCTCCCGGAGGCCGCCCGCCACGTCAGGCAGCTCGAGTCCGAGCTGCTCACATGCTTCTATCGCTATGGATACGACGAAATTATCCTCCCGACATTCGAATATTTTGACGTCCTTGCACCAGGTCTTGAGCCTGCACTGCTAGAGAATTCCTACAAGATCGTTGATCGGACCACCGGCCGTATTCTGCTACTGCGACCCGACGTCACAGCACAAATCGCGCGAACGGTTGCCATGGGCATGTTAGGCACTCGCTTGCCGTTGCGGTTATCCTACCGGGCAACCGTCTTTCGCTACGAGCCAGACCATGTCGGACGTGATCGTGAACTTTTTCAAGTCGGAGCGGAACTGATCGGTGCTGATGACCTATCCGCCGATTGTGAGATCATTATGCTAATGATCGAAAGCCTGCGGCAGGTCGGACTACCGTCGTTCAAAATTTCACTCGGACACGTTGGATTTTTTAAAGGACTTCTTGTGCGTGCTGGACTATCTGCGGAAGGCCAAAAGCTGGCGGAGCAGGCGGCGTCCAGAAAGGATTTTCCCTGGCTGAGAGAGATTCTCGAACGAGAGCGAGTCGGCAAGCGATCCGCGCAGTCAATTTTAAACGCGCTGGAACTATGTGGAAAAGCAGAAGTCCTCTCAAAAGGGCGCGCCTTGGCCCGAGGCGAACAACCACTCGTCCAAGCATTGGACAGATTGGCTCAGGTCTATGAGTTACTTTGCTCGATGGGGTTCCAGGATCTCCTGCTACTGGACTTAGGAGAGTTCAGAGGATTCGACTATTACGATGGGATTGTCTTTGACGTCTTCACGGACGGGATTGGGATAGAGCTAGGCGGTGGCGGGCGCTACGACCACTTGATTGGACGCTTTGGTCGTGACATTCCATCGACTGGATTTGCGCTCAACGTTGATCGGCTCTTCCGTGGGCTGAACCTCGTCGACACCACCCTGACGGTGACGTCCGCGGTCCTGGTGGTCGGTCCTGTTACGATGACGAAGGAACTCGTATCTGTCAGCCGACAACTCCGCCAGGTTGGTGTTCGCGTGATTCAACAAGCCGTGACAGCATCAGGCCAAGATCTGGTCGGCGCGGCCGCCGATGCTGGACTCGAAGCGGACATCCCTACGACCATCGTGATGGGAGCGGACCAACCGAATCGTGAGCACGTGGTCGTACTATCCCGCCAACGGATGGGTGATGGGAAAGCCGGCCGTTCTCCTCTCCATAAGAAAACGATGTCGATAAGTGATTTTATGGCGAGCCTACGCACTGACCGAGAAGGGACATCATGA
- a CDS encoding D-3-phosphoglycerate dehydrogenase produces the protein MAAAGMKILISDSLSKQGVEALEKAGFTVVVKSKMPKEELFKEIKDADGLIVRSGTKVTAELIAAADKLKVVGRAGSGLDNVDTPAATRRGIVVMNTPGGNTVTTAEHTMSMICAMSRRIPQATASVKAGKWEKDKFMGVELYNKVLGIIGAGQIGSHLTKMAQGIGMSVVAFDPYLAPERAERMGVTMVDLDELFRRADIISVHTPLTPETRGIINAQAIAKMKPGVLIANCARGGIINENDLCEALKTKRVGAAAFDVFEEEPVKPDNPLLALDNFICTPHIGAQTTEAQENVAIGIAEQIVDYFTKGVAKGAVNIPSVAPELLPRLQPFLTLAEKLGSLQTQLVQAGTERVVVEYSGEVATLSIAPLTIAVLKGLLNPIMQHPVNYVNAPLVAKERGIEVKEIKSTDAGDFTSLIRVRVEAGKLSHQVAGTLYHKREARITEIDQFKVEVVPEGHMLFIHNVDRPGVIGMVGKVLGDQGINILRMQCALEKRGGDALLIIGSDTEFPSSALDHIRSSSNILSVKIANLS, from the coding sequence ATGGCCGCAGCAGGCATGAAGATTTTGATCAGCGATAGCTTGTCGAAGCAAGGAGTGGAGGCGCTCGAAAAGGCAGGATTCACGGTGGTGGTGAAATCCAAAATGCCGAAGGAGGAGCTCTTCAAAGAAATCAAGGACGCAGACGGTTTGATCGTGCGATCCGGCACAAAGGTCACAGCGGAACTCATTGCTGCCGCCGACAAACTCAAGGTCGTCGGACGGGCCGGATCAGGCCTGGACAACGTTGATACACCGGCGGCTACACGCCGAGGCATCGTCGTGATGAATACCCCAGGCGGCAATACGGTCACCACTGCTGAGCATACGATGTCGATGATCTGTGCCATGAGCCGACGTATCCCACAGGCGACCGCTTCCGTCAAAGCAGGCAAATGGGAAAAAGACAAGTTCATGGGAGTCGAGCTCTATAATAAGGTGCTGGGCATCATCGGCGCCGGACAGATCGGAAGCCACCTGACCAAGATGGCCCAGGGCATCGGCATGAGTGTCGTCGCGTTCGACCCCTATCTGGCCCCTGAACGAGCCGAGCGGATGGGCGTCACGATGGTGGACCTTGACGAGCTCTTCCGCCGTGCGGACATCATTTCAGTTCACACTCCGCTCACCCCAGAAACACGTGGGATCATCAATGCGCAGGCGATTGCTAAGATGAAACCTGGGGTACTGATCGCGAACTGCGCTCGGGGCGGCATCATCAATGAAAACGACTTGTGTGAAGCCTTGAAAACCAAACGTGTGGGCGCCGCCGCCTTTGACGTCTTTGAAGAAGAACCTGTCAAGCCGGATAATCCGCTGCTCGCGTTGGATAACTTCATCTGCACCCCACACATCGGCGCACAAACGACCGAAGCTCAAGAAAATGTCGCGATTGGGATCGCCGAACAGATTGTCGACTATTTCACAAAAGGTGTCGCGAAAGGGGCCGTCAATATTCCCTCGGTTGCGCCGGAATTGTTGCCCCGGCTCCAACCCTTTCTCACACTGGCCGAAAAACTCGGCTCGCTCCAAACGCAACTCGTTCAGGCAGGAACCGAACGAGTCGTGGTGGAATACAGCGGGGAAGTCGCCACACTCTCGATCGCGCCCTTGACCATCGCTGTCTTGAAAGGCTTGCTCAATCCCATCATGCAGCACCCGGTAAATTATGTGAACGCGCCGCTCGTCGCCAAGGAGCGAGGCATCGAAGTCAAAGAAATTAAGAGCACGGATGCCGGTGATTTTACGAGTCTCATACGTGTTCGGGTTGAAGCCGGCAAACTATCGCACCAGGTGGCCGGAACACTCTATCACAAGAGAGAAGCCCGGATCACAGAGATCGACCAATTCAAGGTGGAGGTCGTACCGGAAGGGCACATGTTGTTCATACACAATGTCGATCGCCCGGGCGTAATTGGGATGGTTGGAAAAGTGTTGGGGGATCAGGGCATTAACATCCTTCGGATGCAGTGCGCATTAGAGAAGCGAGGAGGGGATGCCTTGCTGATCATCGGTTCCGATACGGAATTTCCATCGTCAGCATTGGACCACATCCGCTCAAGCTCAAACATTCTGTCCGTCAAGATTGCTAATCTCTCGTAA
- a CDS encoding Serine-pyruvate aminotransferase, with translation MLKRYLLAPGPTPVPPEVLLAMARPMIHHRAPEFDPIFAEVREGLKWLFQTRNDVLMLAASGTGGMEGSVSNFLSPGDKALYVNGGKFGERWGKLCKTFGVQATEIKVEWGHAVNPQQIVDALKKDPSIKAVYVQASETSTGVSHDVKALGEILKGYENTILVVDAITALGVFDIKTDAWGLDVVITGSQKALMLPPGMAFVSVSDKAWALADKAKNGAFYFNFKKERESQIKNQTAYTPTVSLIIGLQEVFRIMKAEGLDKMFARQGRLAHAMREGVKAAGMTLFPKESPSDALTAVCAPEGVDGQAIYKNLRVQYGMTAAGGQDHLKGKIFRLSHMGYADSFDVITALAATEMVLKGLGHPVKLGSGVGKAQELLLAK, from the coding sequence ATGCTGAAGCGCTATCTCTTGGCCCCTGGCCCCACGCCTGTACCCCCCGAGGTCTTACTGGCGATGGCTCGGCCGATGATCCATCATCGAGCACCTGAGTTTGATCCGATTTTTGCTGAGGTCCGCGAGGGGCTCAAATGGCTGTTTCAAACACGGAACGATGTCCTGATGTTGGCGGCTTCAGGAACGGGGGGAATGGAAGGCTCAGTTTCAAACTTCTTATCACCCGGAGACAAAGCGCTCTATGTCAATGGAGGAAAATTTGGGGAGCGCTGGGGCAAGCTTTGTAAGACATTTGGAGTGCAGGCAACCGAGATCAAGGTCGAATGGGGACATGCGGTCAATCCACAACAGATCGTTGATGCCCTCAAGAAAGATCCGTCGATCAAAGCCGTATATGTACAGGCCAGTGAGACGTCGACCGGAGTGTCTCATGACGTGAAGGCCCTGGGAGAGATTCTCAAGGGCTATGAGAATACCATTTTGGTCGTCGATGCCATTACCGCCCTGGGCGTATTCGATATTAAGACGGATGCGTGGGGTCTAGACGTCGTGATCACCGGCTCCCAGAAAGCCTTGATGCTGCCTCCCGGCATGGCGTTCGTCAGTGTCAGCGACAAGGCCTGGGCGCTCGCCGATAAAGCCAAGAACGGGGCGTTCTACTTCAACTTCAAGAAAGAACGTGAAAGCCAAATAAAGAACCAAACCGCCTATACCCCAACCGTATCGCTCATCATCGGCCTTCAGGAAGTGTTTCGAATAATGAAGGCGGAAGGACTCGACAAGATGTTCGCCCGGCAAGGTCGGTTGGCTCACGCCATGCGCGAAGGTGTGAAGGCCGCTGGAATGACTCTATTTCCAAAAGAATCTCCCAGCGATGCCCTGACGGCCGTGTGCGCACCGGAGGGAGTCGACGGGCAGGCGATCTATAAGAATCTTCGTGTGCAGTACGGCATGACGGCAGCCGGCGGCCAGGACCACCTTAAGGGAAAGATCTTCCGGCTCTCGCACATGGGCTATGCTGACTCCTTTGATGTCATCACAGCCTTAGCCGCAACCGAGATGGTCTTAAAAGGGCTCGGGCATCCGGTCAAACTGGGAAGCGGCGTCGGAAAAGCTCAAGAGCTGTTATTGGCAAAATAA
- a CDS encoding hypothetical protein (conserved protein of unknown function) has translation MLPMMLNRRQLIWSVSARVVVILAMCAALVITPSKSWAEEPASVVQEVPALEPPADSTSAEAISPDETEASQESEDVDPNLVPLEPELEPELTASPTDAPKEESVEPVESAESKGSQGTAYNIPVVIDQTVQSHIRFFNTSIRDRFEQWLLRLNRYRPLVEDIFAEFDLPSDLVHLSLVESGFNPYAYSRAKATGPWQFMKGTGKIYGLRIDHYVDERRDPIKSTIAAARYLRDLYDLFGTWPLAMAAYNAGEGKVQRALTKAQAESFSEISRTKLIRGETKQYVPRIMAATIIARNLEQYGFNQVPVAPHEFEEVVVTRPLHFRAISNVTGIPYSELRLLNPELRRDATPPDDTAYHLKVPVGTSAKVLKLLDRVPTYKFPPQRTQVRQTRQVRTTRPGKAGSSGWYRVQGGDTLEKISRRFGIPIRTLKARNNLSSSLIRAGDLLNIAR, from the coding sequence ATGCTACCCATGATGTTGAACCGACGACAACTTATCTGGAGTGTGAGCGCGAGGGTTGTGGTGATTCTGGCGATGTGTGCTGCTCTCGTTATCACTCCATCCAAAAGCTGGGCTGAGGAGCCGGCTTCGGTTGTACAGGAAGTTCCTGCTCTGGAGCCTCCTGCAGACTCAACTTCGGCAGAGGCGATTTCTCCTGACGAAACAGAAGCTTCACAAGAGAGCGAAGATGTTGACCCAAACCTGGTCCCCTTGGAGCCCGAGCTGGAACCAGAGCTGACGGCCTCACCAACTGATGCGCCCAAAGAGGAATCGGTTGAGCCAGTTGAGAGTGCTGAGAGTAAGGGAAGTCAAGGCACCGCGTATAACATTCCGGTCGTTATCGATCAGACCGTCCAAAGCCACATTCGTTTCTTTAACACGTCAATTCGAGACCGATTTGAACAGTGGCTTCTGCGTCTCAATCGTTATCGCCCGTTAGTCGAAGATATCTTCGCCGAGTTCGACCTTCCTAGCGATCTTGTGCATCTGTCTCTTGTCGAAAGTGGCTTCAACCCCTATGCCTATTCTCGAGCAAAAGCGACTGGGCCATGGCAGTTTATGAAAGGAACTGGAAAGATCTACGGGTTGCGCATTGATCATTACGTGGACGAACGGCGAGACCCCATTAAGTCCACGATTGCAGCAGCCCGCTACCTAAGGGACTTGTACGACCTGTTTGGGACGTGGCCCTTGGCGATGGCAGCGTATAACGCAGGGGAAGGCAAGGTACAGCGCGCGCTCACTAAGGCCCAGGCGGAATCATTTTCAGAGATTTCGAGAACGAAACTGATTCGAGGGGAGACCAAGCAATATGTCCCGCGCATCATGGCTGCCACGATTATTGCGCGGAACCTCGAGCAGTACGGATTCAACCAAGTACCGGTCGCTCCTCATGAGTTTGAAGAAGTTGTCGTGACACGCCCGTTACATTTCCGGGCCATCTCCAACGTAACGGGTATTCCATACAGCGAACTTCGATTACTGAATCCTGAACTTCGTCGGGACGCGACGCCTCCCGACGATACAGCCTATCATTTGAAAGTTCCGGTCGGGACAAGCGCCAAAGTGTTAAAGTTGCTCGATCGAGTTCCAACCTACAAGTTTCCTCCCCAGCGGACTCAGGTCCGGCAAACTCGGCAAGTTCGGACTACTCGACCGGGCAAGGCTGGCTCTTCCGGCTGGTATCGAGTTCAGGGGGGAGATACGCTTGAGAAGATTTCCCGCCGGTTCGGTATTCCTATTCGGACTCTGAAAGCCCGCAACAACCTTTCCAGTAGCCTCATTCGAGCTGGTGATCTTCTTAATATCGCCCGATAG
- a CDS encoding hypothetical protein (conserved protein of unknown function) yields the protein MSYRIKVPPRTLPVDEAHLVSGLEHWVLGLKHYRWSIIVGFILLLLTVGGIWGIFWYESQNASKAQELEREATLHLFTRPGNDPKKAEANLNEAIALYKRVLEEYPRTPTAPLAQFSLGNAFLQSNNLDAAIESYKRFISTYGSNVSLLGLVHQKLGYTYLLKGDVDQAAKTYSAILEIPGALNRDYAIFELARLEENRSKPDEALKHYQDLIKTYPDSPLTSEAAVRVKVLEAKKASEPSTTTSAPNLSAPSKP from the coding sequence ATGTCTTACCGAATTAAAGTACCCCCACGAACGTTGCCGGTCGATGAAGCCCATCTTGTGAGTGGACTTGAGCACTGGGTGCTCGGACTAAAACACTATCGATGGTCCATCATCGTAGGATTCATTCTCCTGTTGCTCACGGTTGGGGGAATATGGGGAATCTTTTGGTATGAGTCGCAAAATGCCAGTAAGGCCCAAGAACTCGAACGGGAGGCCACGCTGCATCTCTTTACCCGACCAGGTAATGATCCGAAGAAAGCGGAAGCCAACCTGAATGAAGCGATTGCGCTCTACAAAAGGGTATTGGAAGAGTATCCGAGAACGCCGACGGCCCCACTGGCACAATTTAGTCTGGGAAATGCCTTCCTCCAGTCTAACAATCTCGACGCTGCTATTGAATCGTACAAACGGTTTATTTCGACATACGGATCAAATGTTTCGCTCCTCGGCCTCGTCCATCAAAAACTAGGGTACACATACCTGTTAAAAGGGGACGTTGACCAAGCAGCCAAGACCTACTCGGCAATACTTGAGATCCCAGGGGCACTGAACCGTGACTATGCGATTTTTGAATTGGCGAGGCTGGAAGAAAACCGTTCAAAGCCCGACGAGGCACTCAAGCATTACCAAGATCTGATCAAAACGTACCCTGATTCTCCCTTGACGAGCGAAGCTGCGGTGCGCGTGAAAGTCCTAGAGGCAAAAAAAGCTTCAGAGCCCTCTACAACCACTTCAGCTCCTAATCTGTCAGCACCCTCCAAGCCATAG
- a CDS encoding 8-amino-7-oxononanoate synthase, whose translation MVGINVFREKLQQLSALALRRSLVPLESATGATIQYGGREVILLSSNDYLGLSNHPEVVRAAITATERYGVGSGGSRLVSGTLPPHTHLETTLARFKGTEAALLFGAGYIANLGIIPTLIGSGGLILADRLCHASVIDACRLSQADFRVFHHGDCHHVESLLRRRTTDRPTLIITEGVFSMDGDLAPLPDLVSLAERYGATVYVDDAHGTGIMGATGRGTVEHFGLERRIPFHMGTLSKALGSHGAFLVGPNDLVQYMINVTRPFIFATALPPAVAAASSAALTVIDQEPERRARLWSNRQRFLDGLKNLGCRLTPTDSPILPVLIGDPVAASTFAERLLALGVYATAIRPPTVPDGTSRIRFTVTSEHTTDQIDEALNALRIAIRETGLV comes from the coding sequence ATGGTCGGGATCAACGTATTTCGAGAAAAACTACAACAGCTCTCTGCCCTGGCGTTGCGTAGATCCCTGGTACCGTTGGAGTCGGCTACCGGAGCGACTATCCAGTATGGAGGACGTGAGGTCATCTTACTATCCTCCAATGATTACCTAGGCCTCTCGAACCATCCTGAGGTTGTGCGCGCCGCAATTACGGCGACGGAACGGTATGGTGTGGGGTCCGGCGGTTCACGATTAGTCAGCGGGACGTTACCTCCCCATACGCACCTGGAGACGACTCTTGCGAGGTTTAAAGGAACGGAAGCCGCCCTGCTGTTTGGGGCCGGTTACATCGCAAACCTTGGAATTATTCCGACCCTGATTGGGAGTGGTGGTCTTATCCTGGCTGATCGGTTGTGCCATGCCAGCGTGATCGATGCCTGTCGATTGAGCCAGGCAGACTTTCGAGTCTTTCACCATGGCGATTGCCATCATGTTGAGTCGTTACTTCGACGCCGTACGACGGATCGCCCCACGCTCATCATCACCGAAGGGGTATTCAGTATGGACGGCGATCTTGCCCCTTTGCCTGACCTGGTCTCGCTTGCCGAACGATATGGGGCAACGGTATATGTCGATGACGCGCATGGAACCGGTATCATGGGAGCAACCGGCCGAGGCACTGTTGAGCACTTTGGTTTGGAGCGCCGGATCCCCTTTCATATGGGCACACTGAGCAAGGCCCTAGGCAGCCATGGCGCGTTCCTTGTGGGGCCGAATGATCTCGTTCAATACATGATCAATGTAACTCGTCCGTTCATCTTTGCAACCGCGCTTCCGCCTGCAGTCGCCGCGGCTTCGTCGGCTGCATTAACAGTCATTGATCAGGAACCAGAACGCCGGGCTCGGTTGTGGTCGAATCGACAACGCTTCCTCGACGGGCTAAAGAACCTCGGTTGTCGTCTTACGCCGACCGACAGTCCTATTCTACCGGTTCTGATTGGTGATCCCGTTGCCGCATCAACCTTTGCAGAACGCCTACTCGCTCTTGGAGTGTATGCCACAGCCATTCGCCCCCCGACGGTTCCTGATGGAACAAGTCGGATCCGCTTCACCGTGACATCGGAGCATACGACTGATCAGATCGACGAGGCTCTCAACGCGCTCCGTATCGCGATTCGTGAAACCGGTCTTGTCTAA
- a CDS encoding twitching motility protein: protein MDISKLLTFSVKEGASDCHISASEPPMIRIHGDLKKLDHPPLTPDETHALIYDMMNDSQRKNFEEKRECDFSFELGDIARFRVNVFVQQRGLGAVFRNIPTTILPLEKLGMPPILRQLCDKEKGLILVTGPTGSGKSTTLAAMVDYLNSTFEGHIITIEDPIEFVHKSKKCLVNQRELGVHTLSFANALKSALREDPDIVLVGEMRDLETIQLALTAAETGHLVFGTLHTSSAPKTIDRIIDAFPPAQQAQIRTQLSEALEAVLTQTLLKKKTGGRVAALEIMVATTAVRNLIREAKLHQIPGIMQASQKDGMQTMDMALLDLATRGVVHKAEAQSRSMNPNLFGTPVAGAA, encoded by the coding sequence ATGGATATATCCAAGCTGCTCACGTTTTCTGTTAAAGAGGGTGCCTCCGATTGTCATATCAGCGCCAGTGAGCCCCCGATGATTCGCATTCATGGGGATTTGAAAAAGCTCGATCACCCTCCCCTGACTCCCGATGAAACGCACGCCCTTATCTATGACATGATGAACGATTCGCAACGAAAAAACTTCGAGGAAAAACGAGAATGCGACTTCTCCTTCGAGCTTGGGGATATCGCCCGTTTCCGGGTCAACGTGTTTGTTCAGCAGCGAGGGCTGGGAGCGGTCTTTCGGAATATTCCGACCACCATTCTTCCGCTGGAAAAGTTGGGAATGCCGCCCATTCTGCGGCAACTGTGCGATAAGGAAAAGGGATTGATTCTCGTGACGGGGCCGACCGGTTCCGGAAAGTCCACCACCCTTGCCGCGATGGTGGACTACCTGAACAGCACCTTTGAAGGCCACATCATCACCATCGAAGATCCGATCGAGTTCGTCCATAAATCCAAGAAGTGCTTGGTCAATCAACGGGAGCTTGGCGTCCACACCCTCTCGTTCGCCAATGCTCTGAAGTCGGCGCTCCGCGAAGATCCTGACATCGTGCTCGTGGGCGAAATGCGAGATCTTGAAACGATCCAACTGGCCTTGACTGCGGCGGAAACCGGACATTTAGTCTTCGGGACACTCCATACATCGAGCGCTCCGAAGACGATCGACCGCATCATTGATGCATTTCCCCCGGCGCAGCAAGCCCAAATTCGGACCCAGCTTTCGGAGGCATTGGAAGCCGTGCTCACACAAACACTGTTGAAGAAAAAGACCGGTGGACGTGTCGCGGCATTGGAAATCATGGTTGCGACCACAGCGGTCCGAAATCTTATTCGCGAAGCGAAGCTCCATCAAATTCCAGGAATTATGCAGGCCAGCCAAAAAGACGGCATGCAAACGATGGATATGGCGTTGCTTGACCTTGCGACACGTGGAGTTGTGCATAAGGCTGAAGCACAATCGCGAAGCATGAACCCCAACCTGTTCGGGACACCGGTGGCAGGAGCTGCGTAG
- a CDS encoding Twitching mobility protein, whose product MDVRSLLKVMVDQESSDLYLTVDAPPIYRIHGLTQQTDASPFTNEQLEALALALMRGQQRSEFEEKMEMNLALYYKELGRFRVNIFRQKGNVGLVFRHIKAEIQTVEQLQLPPIIKDIAMTKRGLVLVVGATGSGKSTSLAAMIDHRNTIHQGHIITVEDPIEFVHQHKKSIITQREVGFDTLTFQNALKNTLRQAPDVILIGEVRDTETMEAAITFAETGHLCIGTLHSNNANQAIERIMNFFPVERHAQIYLQLSLNLRAIISQRLIPSVDGRRVPALEIMLDTPRIKDLIKKAEVDILKEAMEQGVDEGCQTFDYVLFQLYKANKITLEQALINADSANNLRLKIKLEGLKGDDAVNALLDKQMGAQETDAFKIQGAGSGNVTPIRKR is encoded by the coding sequence ATGGATGTCCGAAGTCTCCTCAAGGTCATGGTGGATCAAGAATCGTCGGACTTGTACTTAACCGTCGATGCCCCACCGATTTACCGAATTCATGGGCTCACGCAGCAAACCGATGCCTCGCCGTTTACCAATGAACAGCTTGAGGCGCTGGCCCTGGCGCTCATGCGAGGTCAGCAGCGGAGCGAATTCGAAGAAAAGATGGAGATGAACCTTGCGCTCTACTACAAAGAGTTGGGGCGTTTCCGTGTGAACATCTTCAGACAAAAAGGCAATGTCGGACTAGTCTTTCGCCATATCAAAGCCGAGATTCAGACCGTCGAGCAATTACAGCTTCCTCCGATCATCAAAGATATTGCGATGACCAAGCGCGGCCTCGTACTTGTGGTAGGCGCGACCGGTTCCGGTAAATCTACCTCACTGGCGGCCATGATCGACCATCGCAACACCATCCATCAGGGTCATATCATTACCGTGGAGGACCCGATCGAGTTTGTCCATCAACACAAAAAATCGATCATCACGCAACGCGAAGTCGGGTTCGACACCTTGACCTTCCAGAATGCGCTCAAGAATACTCTCCGGCAGGCACCGGATGTGATTCTGATCGGTGAGGTGCGCGATACGGAAACGATGGAAGCCGCGATTACCTTTGCCGAAACCGGGCACCTCTGCATCGGGACACTCCACTCGAATAACGCGAACCAAGCGATCGAACGGATCATGAATTTTTTCCCGGTTGAGCGCCATGCCCAGATCTATTTGCAGCTTTCGTTGAATCTGCGCGCCATCATTTCCCAGCGACTTATCCCATCAGTTGACGGCAGGCGGGTGCCCGCGTTGGAGATCATGTTGGATACGCCGCGGATCAAGGACCTCATCAAGAAGGCCGAAGTTGACATTTTGAAGGAGGCCATGGAGCAGGGTGTAGACGAGGGTTGTCAAACCTTCGATTACGTGCTGTTCCAATTGTATAAGGCGAACAAGATTACACTGGAGCAGGCGCTGATCAACGCGGATAGCGCGAACAATCTTCGTCTTAAAATCAAACTTGAGGGACTCAAAGGTGACGACGCGGTGAACGCGTTGCTCGATAAGCAAATGGGAGCGCAGGAGACAGACGCCTTTAAGATTCAGGGTGCTGGTTCTGGGAACGTCACTCCGATACGCAAGCGATAG
- a CDS encoding hypothetical protein (conserved protein of unknown function), translating into MRTRDPLVVWMAIGLVALSAVWALREPPVSKQTPGHSAPPTLTPETIPLVTGDEPVVDIFTQAGCAVCHIIPGIPGANGRVGPPLVLGTTGLERLNDPTYHGNAKSVHDYIVESVLEPQQFVAHGYPEHTMPSWYGSKLSALALEKIAAYLERQTEADLSS; encoded by the coding sequence ATGCGCACACGGGACCCGCTCGTTGTCTGGATGGCCATCGGACTAGTTGCATTATCGGCTGTTTGGGCACTTCGTGAGCCTCCAGTCTCCAAACAGACACCCGGTCACTCAGCGCCTCCCACCCTCACACCGGAAACGATTCCGTTGGTTACGGGTGATGAACCCGTCGTCGATATTTTTACTCAAGCTGGCTGTGCAGTCTGCCATATCATTCCTGGAATACCTGGTGCCAACGGTCGAGTGGGTCCTCCCTTAGTACTCGGCACGACCGGTCTAGAGCGACTCAACGATCCCACGTATCACGGGAATGCCAAGTCCGTGCACGATTACATTGTCGAGTCTGTGCTGGAGCCGCAGCAATTTGTCGCACATGGGTACCCGGAACACACGATGCCGAGTTGGTATGGATCGAAGCTGAGTGCGCTGGCCCTTGAAAAGATCGCGGCGTATCTTGAACGCCAAACTGAGGCTGATCTGTCTTCCTGA
- a CDS encoding hypothetical protein (conserved protein of unknown function): MGLMDQLGQAAGGLMGGQSVQNPLIQAMIALLGKDSGIGGLTGVVQAFQKNGLGELINSWVSTGRNLPATPSQIEQGLGGDLLNQLAGKAGLSSDAASSQLAGLLPDLIDRLTPDGKVEASGLDQLMKLVQGKMGA, translated from the coding sequence ATGGGATTGATGGATCAATTGGGGCAAGCAGCGGGGGGATTGATGGGAGGCCAAAGCGTTCAGAATCCGCTTATACAGGCCATGATTGCTCTCCTTGGGAAGGATAGTGGGATTGGGGGACTGACTGGTGTCGTCCAGGCATTCCAGAAGAACGGGCTCGGCGAACTCATCAACTCATGGGTGAGCACAGGGCGGAATTTGCCGGCAACGCCAAGCCAGATTGAACAGGGCCTAGGAGGTGATCTTCTCAATCAACTTGCCGGGAAAGCAGGACTCTCCTCCGACGCAGCGAGCTCACAACTCGCTGGCCTCCTTCCAGATCTTATCGATAGACTGACACCCGACGGGAAGGTCGAAGCGAGTGGGCTCGATCAGCTCATGAAACTAGTTCAAGGGAAGATGGGCGCCTGA